The Kwoniella shandongensis chromosome 11, complete sequence genome has a segment encoding these proteins:
- a CDS encoding thymidylate synthase — MPTAVAQTKERANPDHEEYQYLDLISRIISTGQARPDRTGTGTLALFAPPSLRFSLANSTLPLLTTKRVFLRGVIAELLWFVAGSTDAKLLSDQGVNIWDGNGSKEFLEKVGLGHRREGDLGPVYGFQWRHFGAEYTDADGDYEGKGVDQLKEVIWKIKNNPMDRRIVLSAWNPKDLPLMALPPCHMFCQFFVTLPDPTPEGVPAQKPKLSCLMYQRSCDLGLGIPFNIASYSLLTHMIALVTDTEPHEFILQMGDAHVYRDHVEPLKTQLEREPRDFPTLKFNRSKEEIGDIDGFKVDDFIVEGYKPWGKIEMKMSA, encoded by the exons ATGCCGACAGCTGTTGCTCAGACTAAGGAGAGGGCGAATCCCGATCACG AGGAATACCAATATCTCGATCTGATCTCACGTATCATCTCGACTGGCCAAGCCCGACCCGACCGAACTGGTACTGGTACACTCGccctcttcgctcctccctCCTTACGTTTCTCCCTCGCCAACTCCACCTTACCTCTCTTGACGACTAAACGCGTTTTCTTACGTGGGGTGATAGCCGAATTATTATGGTTCGTAGCCGGTTCTACAGACGCCAAATTACTCTCTGATCAAGGTGTCAATATCTGGGATGGGAATGGATCGAAAGAATTCTTGGAGAAAGTTGGACTGGGACATAGACGGGAAGGTGATCTGGGACCTGTGTACGGGTTTCAATGGAGACATTTTGGTGCGGAATATACGGATGCGGATGGTGATTATGAGGGAAAGGGAGTAGATCAGTTGAAAGAGGTCATTTGGAAAATCAAGAACAATCCGATGGATAGGAGGATTGTGTTGAGCGCTTGGAACccgaaag ACCTCCCACTCATGGCCCTACCCCCCTGCCACATGTTCTGTCAATTCTTCGTCACCCTCCCCGACCCTACACCAGAAGGCGTCCCGGCTCAAAAACCCAAATTATCATGTTTGATGTATCAACGATCATGCGATCTCGGCCTTGGTATCCCATTCAATATCGCCTCATACTCCCTTCTCACACATATGATCGCCCTCGTCACAGATACAGAACCGCACGAATTCATCTTACAAATGGGTGACGCGCACGTTTATAGAGATCATGTGGAACCTCTTAAAACTCAATTGGAGAGAGAACCGAGAGATTTCCCAACCTTGAAATTTAACAGAAGTaaagaggagattggggaTATAGATGGGTTCAAAGTGGACGATTTCATAGTGGAGGGTTATAAGCCTTGGGGAAAGatcgagatgaagatgtcg GCTTAA